Sequence from the Ostrea edulis chromosome 8, xbOstEdul1.1, whole genome shotgun sequence genome:
AAGTGTATTGAAGAGAAAAGTCGTGTGACGATGAAGTATCATCGCGGAGTCAGACGACAGAAAGGACACGGATTATTTTCCATTCTCCTTCCCATGCTGGTTACGGCCATAGCCGGGGCCGTTCAAGGAGGCAAAGGTATGAAAAGAAAAAGGAGGGGTCgcaaaaagtataaaaagcgggTAAGGCTCTGAAAGGGGTCAGTCTCGACAAAGATGCAGTATCAACGAGGTTTATTACACCAGCGGGGTCATGGGTGGGGTAGTCTCTTAAAAACAGTCGGTAAACTAGCGGCTCCCGTGATCGGTCAGGTCGTTGGACGGTTACTGGGAGGGAGCCCCGCACCACAAACAGGCGATGGATATTTTGGAGATTGGTCCAAGAGTTTGGCTCGTGGCATTGTTAACACGGCCGGTAAAGTCATCGGAGGATTATAGTACCGTCACCACAAGGGGGGAAAGGTTACATCGATTTCCTCAAAAAGGTTAACCCCACGCAATGGGGAAAAGGTTTATTCACCGATTTGCTCAAATCGGGAGCTAAAAGTGCTTTATCAGCAGTCGCTAAAACGGGATTAGATGTCTTAGAAAATAAACGGTCTCTCAAAGATGCCATCAAGACACACGGAATACAAGCCATCAAAAATACGAGTCGTATGGCCATGCCGAGaattcaacaaaaattaagATCCCGTCAAGGGGACAGTGTTTTAGCGGGGATGGTGAAACGAGGAGCACGACAATCCATGAAAGCCGGTACCGGACAGGGTTAGATGTCTTAGAAAATAAACGATCTCTCAAACAAGCGCTCAGAACTCACGGAAGGCAGGCGTTAGCAACCACTATGAGGAGAAAGAAAACAGAAAGGAAAAGGCTTTTTTTACCGATTCACTCAAAACGGGGGCTAAACAAGCTTTGACGGCCGCCGCAAAGACGGGGTTagatgttttagaaaataagaGATCTCTCAAAGACGCTCGGTATACGAGCCGCTAAGAATACAGCCGGTATGGCCAAACATCGTCTCTTAGCAAGAGGGGGACCCCGTAAAAGACAGGCCGGTGCACGAGGACATCGTAAGAGACAGTCCAAGACCCCCTCTCAACAACGTCTCTTAGGAGGACCGCGTAAAAGAAAGCCCCATCCACCGGTCCGGGGTAAGAAGAAGCGATCTCTCGACATTTTCGACTGAACCTATAAAAAGGAGATGTGAGGGAGGGGTGAACCCATTTGATTCCTAACAACGATCAGTAACACATCGTTCAAAAATGATGCACAGAGAATCCTGCGCGTGTGGGACCGACAGTTTGGAACTGTTTAAAGTTCCCCCGACTAACGTCACTTTAGAAGACTCTAAATGGATGGAATATTATCCGATTTCCAGTACGTTAAATTCGGATACGGCtcccattgaatttgaaatcaaaggtcaaggagatgaatatctggatttatcTCAATCGTATCTCCAGATGGTCTGTAAATTCACCAAAGCAGACGGAACGGCTCTCACGGGAGCGGGTTCTACTTCCACCCCGGtcaataacatcttacattccTTATTCAGTGAAATCGATGTGAGTCTCAATGGCAAAGTCATTACCCCCGGAATGGATACTTATCCGTACAAAGCCTACTTGGAAAAATTACTGTCTTATGCCCCCAAAACTCTGAAAACTCAGATGAGAGCCTGTACCTTGTGGGAAAAAGATACCGCCAGTCAAATGGAAGATCGAGAGTATTCTGGTCTGGTTCAACCTCCAAAGGATTTTACCGTAGTTGGTGATAAAGTCACCATCAATGCAATGCTACCCACCCCAATATATCCCGACGATTCTCAGAATGTGGGGTTGAGAAAACGTCATCACAAAATAAATAACAGTAAGGAAATTGTCTTGATGGACCGTTtacatctggatttgtttcAGCAAGAGAAATGTCTACCGAACGGAGTAGACGTACGTCTCCGATTCAATCGTGCCAGACCTCAATTCTACATGATGACCGATGCCGGAAGTAGTGGGAAAGTAGCCATTCAAAGTATGGTGTTGTGGGTGAGAAAAGTCAAACCGACTCCAACGATCATCAATCTGATCAATCAACAGCTGAGTACTCAAACAGCTAAATATCCATTGAGAAGAGTGGAAGTGAAAACGTTCACGATCCCCACCGGGACCCAATCGAAAATCACCGATCACCTATTCCAAGGCCAGATGCCCAAACTCATCCTCTTGGGGTTTGTGGAAAACGCCGCCTTTAACGGGGATGATGCTAAAAATCCGTTTAATTTCCAAAATCAGAAAATCAAAAAATTAGAAGTCAGTATCAATGGAGACATGATGGAAACTCGTCCCCTGGAACCGAATTTCACGGCCGATCAGTATCTGAGATCGTATTTAAGTCTGTACAAAGGATTGGGAAAATTAGGGCAAGATTGGGCTCCCGACATTACTCTGGAAGAGTATAAAAACGGTTACAGCCTATGGTGTATGGATTTCACCAAAGATCAAGAAGCTCAGacggataaatttcatctcatacagaCGGGGAACCTGAGAGTAGAAGTACAATTTGCCGACAGCATAGCGACGACCTTAAACTGCGTGGTGTATGCCGTCTTTGACAATTTGctagaaatcaacaaacaacgaGAAGTCAGCATCGATTACTGATGGACACGTATCAATTGAGAGACGTCTTATCTCGAGATTTAGGCCCTGCGTTTGGAGGTGTGTATCCTAGAGACGTATTACCGGAGATCTTACCCCACCAAAAAGCGATCGTGATCAATACAGACCCTCATCATCGCCCCGGAGCCCACTGGGTCTGTTTGTATTTGAACAGCCCCATcatagaatattttgattcttacggATTACCCCCGATGCATCAAGAAATCAAAGCGTTTATGCGACGCCACGGCGACACTTGGATTCATAACACGAATTGATATCAAGCGTTGAACACGGATGTCTGTGGacaatattgtgtgtattatctACATCAACGCCATCGTAAAAGAAAAACGGTTCAAGATTGGTTACTTCCTTGGAAAGGCACGGCGTTACAACGAGATCGTTATGTAGCCCAATGGTTTAAAGAGACATTTCGTAAACCTAGAACCCATAAAGGACAAAGTTGTCAATGTCATGGTATTAACTTGTCACTGATGTaattgttcaaatgtttaattgtttacaaaataaaaattttaaaaaaagatctGTGTTGTGTGCGTGTGTACCTATATAAGACAGGTTTGCCACAGTAAAAAAATCAGTCTGCCAAAAGATGGAATACGTGCCAGTTTATAGAAGAGTCAAAGGAGTGAGAGAAACTCCTCAAAGTATGGCATGGACTTTTATCTTAGACAATGCAGGACCGGAGGATATCGTTAAAATCGTTCAGAGTGAATACCAGTATTTGATCATGACCCGAGATCAACAAACGTTAAAAggatttattcaaatgaaacacTGGAGAACGAAGCGTAACATGAGGTATTTCGTTCATCCCCTATGTTGTTGGAAAGCATATGAGAATAGTCTCGCATCCGAAAGACTACGTTACATGACGGGAGACTATGAAGAACACGGCAAGTTATTAACTATCAACACTGTGTAACTTTAGCGAgtttcttaataaaaaataaaagtgcaACTGGTGTTAGTTTTTGTTTCTCTCAACCATTGTCATATACAGCCTCTTTTCATAAGATGTGGctggccctgaaaagggccgtgGGGGTGTAAGAGGTAAACCCCTTATTTCTTTGCCTTCTTGTTTCGGTGGCGCCTCTTCAATGGTTTCTTGGGGGCATCTGGCACTCCTTCATAGAAGAAGTGCCACTCAAACTCCCCATCTGGCCGGAACACAATCCGCCCCGGGGGTCGCTGCACCAGTTCCAGCTCGGCATCCCAGTCCTCGCGCTGTTCCTCCGGGACCAGGTTGTGGTTCGTGATGGGTGGACTCGGTACTTGACTCATCTTCAATTCTTCTTTCTTCAATCTTCTACAACAGTGCTGgatcaccagtgaagcgaactggcgagcgcgccggtatatatcaggaaagcgcggacctcctcgaaaacatccctcgcttcggagacgaagccaagatggcggccgtcaaaatggcggatttgtgctttcgagaagagagttttttctcattttctttttctagacattcgatATCTGTGCATGGTAGGtttaatctgatagattctAGGGCGCGGAATtcgttaaacttatttttattttgctacgtcgcatagttttcaaagaaacagaGGTCAAAGAGGTTGAGTCGAGGCTCGATGTTTCTTCTCCGCctctttaaaacttcatttctCACGTCTGTGAGGCAGTAGAAACCTCAATGATAGTTAGATCGATAGAGAAAAACCTATTTCATCCTATTTTAATGCCACTTTGAATGGGGTAGTGAACCCTTATCAAAGAAACCCCATGATTGACACTCAACAAACACACCGGGTGAATGTGACTTATATAAACGAAAGCTGTAGCCTCGACACTCAACAAAAACACAGCATGAGTGTGACTTATGTGCAGGGAGATTTACTCACTATGAAAGTTGATGGtattgtacaacaatgtaaTTGTTTAACGGTAAAACCTCATGGATTAAGTCAAAGTATTGCCGACAAATATCCGTGGGGCAACTTGTATGCTACACGGAGACCCTTAGGCCGTAGAAATCTAGCTATAGAACCCGATCGAGGAATACCCGGCACGTTACGCATCTTATCAAATGCTACAGAGCCTGATGTGATTTGTTTCTTAGCCCAGTGGGATTACGGAAAAGGAACTCAGCGTATTCTCCGCTATCGAGATACACCCGAACAGCGAGAACTAtggtttcaacaatgtttacTTGAATTGGGCACATTATCGTACAAGACTTTAGCCTTCCCTTATAAGATTGGGTGTGGGTTAGCGGGAGGAAATTGGACTCATTACAGACAATTTATTCATGATTTTGCTTATAGGTATGATCAACAAGTGTATATTGTCATTAAATcatgtatttgttaataaaGTGCAACTGGTGTTAATTTGTTTCTCAATCATTGCCATAAAAGCATCTTTTCGTAACATGTGGGTGGCCCTAAAAAGGGCCGTTTGGTCCTAAGACCGACTTTTTCTTCAATGCCTGGATCTGGTAAACCGGCATAACGGGCACCGTCCCCGGGTGTATCTCCTCTCCGCTAACTGCTCCACACACAAGCAGCAAGCTGGGCGCTGCCCACATCCCCCGCACGTAATTCCAGAGTGTACCCTGTCTTGCCAGCAGATAGGGCACTTAAACCAGATAGGAACCGCCCTATCTGCCCAGCCAGGGACAGTCATAGGGTGGTTCCTCGGGGGATGACTTGCCACAGGTGTGTGGGGTGGTCTCGGTGGCAGAGTCCTCCCTGCAGACCGAATGGTAGGTGGTGGGGGTCTTGCCGGGGCTGCTGGTCTCGGTGGTGATGGTGGTGGCGTGTCTGCGACCAACAGCGACCGACTCTGGGCTGGGCTTGGAGGTGGCGCGGGGGACGGTGACCTCGGTGAATACTCCACCGGTGACGCTGGCGACTCGCTCATCGGCACCGGGCTGTATTCCTCCGGTGCCGATGGTATCGCTGGTGGTGCTGTAGGCGTCGTCGGGGAgtaaggtggtggtggtgagggTGGCTGTGGGGCCCGTCGGCGCGGTCTCGTAGCCGTAGACATCCGAGCGGTGCGGCGGCGACTCCTCCCTTCATACTCTTGCCGCACTCGGTCGATGATCTCACGGGCCCCACTGCGGTCGAAAGGGGAGAAGGTGCTCAGGTCGTTCTGAGAACGCACGACCCAATTCTCCCCTACCCGTTCCTCAGCCACCACTACCAACCGGTACCGAAATCCAGACAAGGTCTGGAAGTTGTAGATCGGGTCTCTTCTTCCTTCAGCCATTCTTCAATAATCTTTCTTCTATAACTTCTTCAAATCTTCTATAGCAGTGCTGgatcaccagtgaagcgaactggcgagCGCGCCGGTATATAACGAGAGagcgcggacctcctcgaaaacatccctcgcttcggagacgaagccaagatggcggccgtcaaaatggcggatttgtgctttcgagaagagagttttttctcattgtctttttctagacattcgatGTCTGTGCATGGTAGatttaatctgatagattctgAGACGGCGAATtcgttaaacttatttttattttgctacgtcgCATGGTATATAAATAATCGAAGGTCAAAGAGGTCGAGTCGAGGCCCGATGTTTCTTCTccgcctctttaaaaatttatttctcgaccatgtacatccataaaaacatctcataaggtctattcgatagaaaacaccttatttgattCGATTTTCATACCTTTAGGATTTTCTGGATTCCTCAGCAAATAAACCCTTCTCCGAGAGACTCAACCAAACACAGCTTtcgtgtaaacaattttattcatgtcacatatttcaaatacataactcccacacacaacaccaatacacatgtctttttaaaatagggtccaacattttttccatttctcgaATCCTGCGCTGAAATCGATATCGATCAGCGGCTACAGTCATCCAGATACTTTTCCGGTCTTCTCCGGGTAACAGATACACTTCATTATTGTCCAGATTAAAAGTTacacattttcttgtattttgttgtacatgtgatGAAGATACTGCACTCGAAGGGTCTCGATCACGCCACTGCTGTGGGGTTTTGTTCTCATTAATTCCTCGGCTACTAAATGAATCAACACCAATGACTCGGTGTTGATACGGTTCTCGATCAAATGTCTGCATATCCACCAATATTCGTCTAAAGTGATTGGAAATAATACCGAACGAAGataggatttcaatttttgaaaatctggcAAGTTTTCTATTTCCTCAATACACTGTAGGACAAATGTTTTTTCGATGTTATCCCTGGCAGTCATGATTTCATAAATGACATGATTTAAGTTCTTCACACTTTATGTATACTTCTCGAAGCCAGTCCTTGGTGATACTTTCAATCTCGGCGGTTTTTTCTGGCATGCGTTTCTTGAATTCTTCCCCCACgacataaattaacatcaatcCCGCATCGTTATAGAGATTGATGTACACCTGGTTCCGTAGATCTGTATATTGGTCCAGAGTCAATGGAAACACTCCCGCTATCAGATTTTTTTTAGCAAATTGAAACAACACATCGTCTTGCATTTTCTTGACCCATTCTAATGCATACTTCTCCGCTTTTTCTGCGATGTTGTCACTTTCAGccatgatttgtaaatgactAAAATGAATACAAGTATCCGCTTTTTCTACGATGTTGTCACTTTCACCCATGATTCGATGATGAAGGAAAACTAGTTAAAACGGATTATTTCCATGAATCCCTCTTGTAAACATTCCTGTAGAATGATCTCGATGTCTCGGATTTGATCGGGGATGATTTTCTTCAGTTCCTCAGCATACAGATAGATCATGATCAATCGCCCGGGATTTGTGTCTTTAACTAACGATCTACCAATCCTCTGAAAACTGTCAAGATTCCCCACCTCGTGTATCGCCGATTGTACATAGGCTTTAGCAGATTTATACCAAGACgaattttcaacaatcttgaCAAAATCTATAATACAAGTATGACCGTCTAACCTAGTGTTGGAAGTTCCACCCATCGTGAATAAATAAGTTAAGAAAACATTCGTATTTATAGGGAAAAGGTCGTGGAGTGCAGAGAATATTCTAGATTTGATACAATAGagtttttcaagttcaattagtgcactagcacgcgctggtcgcgagaTGTTCTAGATGAAACTGGTTTTTCCAGAAAAAAGATGATGCAATAGCCTGTTGTACAGTAGTACGCGCTAACATTCTCGACCATTACACTGTTAGTCATGGACGACAACGTATGGGAAGAATTGAAAGAGATGCGTCGAATGAGAAATCGTAGGAGAAGatctaaaaattggtgttttgaATATGTCTTACAAGAGAGGGAAACGGAACATGCCATTCTGATAGATTTGGAAGATTGCTACCGCGACAATACTGTAATACAGTTTATGATTGCCCAGTTTTACACGCTGTCTAACGGAACCAGAAAAGTGTCGGGATTCACGCGTTTGAAAAAACGTCGTAACAGAGGCGGTGCATGGCGGCAGCTTTTTTGTGCAAACATTTATTGGCTGGAAACAATCAACGTGATGAATTTCCGAGGTAGCAGAgctcaaacaagaggtactgtgagcaatgctcactaagaataccccccgcttaccccaatctcccaaagggtgttggtaataggtataaactacctcttttctgagtgtaaaaaacaaatggcatgacaaaccgaaccatattgctacttcgatgtccagtgcgcgtgacctttgaccttttgaccccaaaatcaatagggaacatcttcatcccatgggtagtccatatgtatgatatggtgactgtaggtggaaaggataacgctttagagcccggaaaccatattgctacttcgatgtccagtgcacttgacctttggaccccaaaatcaatagggaacatcttcatcccatgggtagtccatatgtatgatatggtgactgtaggtggaaaggataacgctttagagcccggaaaccatattgctacttcgatgtccagtgcgcttgacctttgaccccaaaatcaatagggaacatcttcatcccatgggtagtccatatgtatgatatggtgacggtaggtggaaaggataatgctttagagcccggaaaccatattgctacttcgatgtctagtgcacttgacctttgaccccaaaatcaatagggaacatcttcatcccatgggtagtccatatgtatgatatggtgactgtaggtggaaaggataacgctttagagcccggaaaccatattgctacttcgatgtccagtgcgcgtgacctttgaccttttgaccccaaaatcaatagggaacatcttcatcccatgggtagtccatatgtatgatatggtgactgtaagtggaaaggataacgctttagagcccggaaaccatattgctacttcgatgtccagtgcgcttgacctttggaccccaaaatcgatagggaacatcttcatcccatgggtagtccatatgtatgatatggtgacggtaggtgaaaaggataatgctttagagtccggaaaccattgcgtctacagacggacggacggacagacagacggacaacccgattccagtataccccccccccccccccccattaaaaAACGCCATTACCTCAGCAGATCACAGTTATAACTTTTATGATGTAGATTATCCCTACGAATTTGGCTTAAGAGATtattaaaaacacacacacacacaaaacaaccCTTTTCAGGGCTATTTTaaacaccaatataagttccatTGCACTAAAGTCAATGTGTATCAatgtgcactagcacgcgctggtcgcgagaTGTTCTAGCTGAAACCggtttttcaagttcaattagtgcactagcacgcgctggtcgccAGATGTTCTAAATGAAACCGGTTTTTCCAGAAAAGATGCTGCAACCACGTGCACCCCACGAGACAGAATAGTCTAGACATTTTGCTGGCTATAAAAGCGGAGCCCAAGTGTCAGTCCTCATTCGATCTTCAATCACCTTCCAGAAGACATGGCTCAGAAACAACTAGAATTTGTGGACAAAGctcagaagaaaatagatcagctGGTACAGAAGCAGATAGCGCCACAGAAagactacattgaactgaagaaAGCTAAGACTGACGATCAGAAGTCTGAAATGGGGAAGACCTCGAACTTCTATCTCACGTCTCCAGACTACGTTGGTCAACAAGTGAAGATGCCCCAGACCTCGAGCTTCAATCTCTCGCCTCCGAACCAGACCTCGAGCTTCAATCTCTCGCCTCTAGACTACATTGCTCAACAAGTGAAGATGGCCCAAACCTCGGATTACCTCCCTAGCCAGAATCCGACAGACCCGAGATTAGGCTTCTATTTTCCCGATTCACAGGATGCTACGGGACTGGAGTTGGGATTATACAATAAACCGCCCTTCGGTGGAGAAGATTCCCGCATGACCAGGACCGATTTCGCCATCATTACGACCACACTGGACGGTATTGTCAACCGGATCAACGTGATGGCTGATGAAATCGCCAATCACACCACGGTGCTGGTGAAAAAAATCGAGGAATTAGCAGCAACCCGTAAGGACATCACCAGCAGAAGAAGGAAGGACCCAGTCACTAACCCCTGTTTCACATGTGGAGAAACGGGACATTGGTCACCAGATTGCCCTCAGAAAGTCAAGAAAACTGTAGAAAAGGACCCTTGATACAAGTGTGGGAAATTAGGTCACTGGATCAGCGACTGCCCGAGAGATGAAGACGAATTGATGGCTATGATTGGCGAGGTACCCGGCACAAAACCTCCGGTCATAAGAGAGTACACCCCATCGGAGAAGTGGAACCCACCACCCCCTAAGAAAACGAGCAAAGAGATGAGTGAAGGAGAACCCCCTAAAAAGAAGAGAAAGCTGAGCCGAAAGAATAAAGAATGAACGTGTGTGATAAAACTGGTGTGGACTTTATTCTgacaattttaatgtttaactgtataaaattgtgttcaattgttattcaaattgtttatttaataaatgtgtaaacttcaCATCATGCGTTTTTATTCATACCACTGTGGATTTTAAAGGATTAACACACCGATAAAACACAGGCCTTGTCGTCATTGCGACTTTAATGTTACGTCATAGCGCTATCGACCCATTGTTGCGTCATAGCACGCGCTCTAGTTCATACCGTCCTAGTCCTGCACAGCACGCGCCGTCTTTGCACGCGCTACCTCGGCACGCGCAGCCTTAGCACGCGCTACCTCGGCACGCGCAGCCTCGGTGCACTCTCCAGTGCGTTCTaaaacttgaccttttgacctcaaaagtgcatTCAGTTGAACTCCCTATCGGGACGCGTTATACTACTCCCAGACTACTACCCTTACTACTACTCGGACTTTCATGCACCTGATTAAAGTAAGGTTAGTGTCATCTATACAAATAAAAAGAGAATCAActaattattttgatatcaaggatcatgtatgtttatattgtttttcggtgggtttttttttcaaagtgatgCAAAAATATGCTTGGTGTTAGCTGTATATTAAATTAAATGTACGTCATTCCTAGCCAACATCTTTTGTTCGGGATCGAAATACGAAATTAAATTTCTGTCATTCGGTCGTAAATTGAAACGGCTTAATTGAAGTACAAATTGCACATTACACAGAACTGTTCCTTCtgataaagaaagtcacaaagtAGATACAAAATAGGTGTACCTGATGACGACCCAGACATCTACAATACCCCAGACTGACCTCGTTACCCGGAGTGCGTATTCCGCTGGCTGCACCAACGCCGGGAACCTCACCAATTGTAGCACCAGGCTTTCGGAAACAATCTTGGCAATCCCTATCTGGTTCAAGTGTCTCATGTTGGCAAAGTTCGTCCAACTCTTATTTTTTCTGTATTCCTTAAGGCTACGTTACACAGCCACTACGTACAATTTTCGCATATTACCCTTATGAAATTTGATCATTCGGGATATGCGCGTAGTACGTAATTGATAAGTATTTCATGCATATTTCATCCGTCGACGTGCGCAAATGTCCGTCGAGAGTTACGAAAGACAGGTCTTTACGTGATTTCGGTTTTTAGCTGCTCAAAATTGGGATTTACGCAATTTAAGCATAATTTCCACGCAATTTTTAACATAAATCTTATGCGGAATTCTTGGCTTTCCATGACAGTTCCGAACACTAGGTTTAACTATCACAGATGTATCCCTTTTATATCGCGTGTACGGCGAACATATCGCATTAAAATTAAGTCATTAAAGCACGAACCGCTAATGAATTGCAGATTTAACAGTTTGGCTTTTACGGAGATTTATATGCTCTTTGCGTGGTTTCTTCGTACCTCTTCCATGGTTTTAAGGTGGTTCATTCGTGATACATCTGTCAAAATTTCACGTAAAGACTCTCACGTTTCTTTATTTTCCCAAGCATAATCAAATTTCATCTACGGATTATGCGCAAATTGTATGTAGTGGCTGTGTGACATAGTGTTTTATCTTACAAAAACTTTCCAAGATTTTAAAGACATCTTCCAAAATACACAAACGCAACACTCTGTAGATAGAAACACCGAACTGTTCAAAGGTGACATCACCATGGATACCACTGTGTGTGTACTGTTCTGCGCCACACGTCCTGACACGTGATATTTCGTTATCCTAGATATATCACAGAGAACAAGAATGGGAATTATATCGTGTCTGACTGGATATATCGTTATCCTATATATATCACAGAGAACAATAATGGGAATTATATCGTGTCTGACTGGATATATCGTTATCCTAGATATATCACAGAGAACAATAATGGGAATTATATCGTGTCTGACTGGGGACGTGGTGTAGTGGCAACAATACACTGACAAATGAGTTCTATATTGCTTCGAGTTCATTGAAATTACGTCCGATAACTTCTCGCTAAAACGCAAtacctctttagcgagaaaattaacatggcacactgattttgactgcggataactccgtttacctgatcaggatatggggctcacggcgggtgtgaccggtcaacaggggatgcttactcctcctaggcacctgatcccacctctggtgtgtccaggggtccgtgtttgcccaactatctattttgtattgcttgtaggagttatgagattgatcactgttcgttatcttcaccttgcattaccataaacaggtgttttacCATTAACTATTCCGTgtggatccggattagaataggtctcACCACCACTTGCTTGTCTTAAATGGTGCGGTCCTTCGGACAATACCGCAAAAAccggaagtcccgtgtcacagcaggtgtggcatgataaagattgGTCTTTGCTCAAAGGCCATCAGCGACGAGAATAGACCTAAATTTAGCAGCCCTTCatcgacaatggtgacgtctccatgagtgaaatattcacgttaagcaatattcaatcaaacatACTATTAACTACATCTTCCACCATAAGCCATCGGTACAGTCGCAGATAGCATACTACCCGTCACAACTTCCAACATGCTACCAGCACACCGGACTAAGCAGAAGCAAGTCGCTCATAAAGGAGCT
This genomic interval carries:
- the LOC125663208 gene encoding uncharacterized protein F54H12.2-like; translation: MMHRESCACGTDSLELFKVPPTNVTLEDSKWMEYYPISSTLNSDTAPIEFEIKGQGDEYLDLSQSYLQMVCKFTKADGTALTGAGSTSTPVNNILHSLFSEIDVSLNGKVITPGMDTYPYKAYLEKLLSYAPKTLKTQMRACTLWEKDTASQMEDREYSGLVQPPKDFTVVGDKVTINAMLPTPIYPDDSQNVGLRKRHHKINNSKEIVLMDRLHLDLFQQEKCLPNGVDVRLRFNRARPQFYMMTDAGSSGKVAIQSMVLWVRKVKPTPTIINLINQQLSTQTAKYPLRRVEVKTFTIPTGTQSKITDHLFQGQMPKLILLGFVENAAFNGDDAKNPFNFQNQKIKKLEVSINGDMMETRPLEPNFTADQYLRSYLSLYKGLGKLGQDWAPDITLEEYKNGYSLWCMDFTKDQEAQTDKFHLIQTGNLRVEVQFADSIATTLNCVVYAVFDNLLEINKQREVSIDY
- the LOC125663207 gene encoding uncharacterized protein LOC125663207, giving the protein MAEGRRDPIYNFQTLSGFRYRLVVVAEERVGENWVVRSQNDLSTFSPFDRSGAREIIDRVRQEYEGRSRRRTARMSTATRPRRRAPQPPSPPPPYSPTTPTAPPAIPSAPEEYSPVPMSESPASPVEYSPRSPSPAPPPSPAQSRSLLVADTPPPSPPRPAAPARPPPPTIRSAGRTLPPRPPHTPVASHPPRNHPMTVPGWADRAVPIWFKCPICWQDRVHSGITCGGCGQRPACCLCVEQLAERRYTRGRCPLCRFTRSRH